A genome region from Anopheles stephensi strain Indian chromosome 2, UCI_ANSTEP_V1.0, whole genome shotgun sequence includes the following:
- the LOC118504718 gene encoding aldehyde dehydrogenase X, mitochondrial-like, with the protein MANPNQEIKYTKLFINNEFVDAKSGKTFVTLNPATEKPIASVAEGDKDDVEVAVRAAKAAYARTAPWRQMDASGRGRLLNRLADLMQRDIDTLANLESLDNGKTFGDSVFDINCAIDTFRYYAGWADKIHGSTVPSDGPVLSYIRKEPVGVVGQIIPWNYPILMLTWKWAPALAAGCTLVLKPAEQTPLSALHMAALSKEAGFPDGVINVVNGFGPTVGAAIVAHPDIRKVAFTGSVETGRLILNGASTSNLKKVSLELGGKSPLVIFNDADLEEAVEIAHNAIFANHGQNCCAGSRTFVQEGIYEAFVAKAAEMARQRKVGDAFQDGVQQGPQVDQEQFTKILGYIASGEAEGAKLQAGGKRSGTVGYFVEPTVFSNVTDEMKIAREEIFGPVQSILKFSTLDEVIERANSTEYGLAAGVVTKDINTAITFTNAVEAGSVWVNCYDYVVPTTPFGGYKQSGSGRELGYSGIELYLETKSVTIKLPSKV; encoded by the exons CTCTTCATCAACAACGAGTTTGTGGACGCGAAGAGTGGCAAAACGTTCGTGACGCTAAACCCGGCCACCGAGAAGCCGATCGCATCCGTCGCCGAAGGTGACAAGGACGATGTGGAGGTGGCGGTACGTGCGGCCAAGGCCGCCTATGCTCGCACCGCACCCTGGCGCCAGATGGACGCTTCGGGCCGTGGCAGGCTGCTGAACCGGCTGGCCGATCTGATGCAGCGCGATATCGATACGCTCGCGAACCTGGAATCGCTCGACAACGGCAAAACGTTCGGCGACTCGGTGTTCGACATCAATTGCGCCATCGATACGTTCCGGTACTATGCCGGCTGGGCGGACAAGATCCACGGCAGTACGGTACCGTCGGATGGACCGGTCTTGTCGTACATCCGCAAGGAACCGGTCGGTGTCGTGGGGCAGATCATCCCCTGGAACTATCCGATCCTGATGCTGACCTGGAAGTGGGCACCGGCCCTGGCGGCCGGCTGCACGCTGGTGCTGAAACCGGCGGAACAGACCCCGCTGAGCGCGCTGCACATGGCCGCCCTGTCGAAGGAGGCCGGATTTCCGGACGGTGTGATCAATGTGGTGAACGGGTTTGGACCGACGGTCGGTGCCGCGATCGTTGCCCACCCGGACATCCGCAAGGTGGCGTTCACTGGGTCGGTCGAGACGGGCCGGCTCATCCTGAACGGGGCGTCAACTTCCAACCTGAAGAAGGTTTCGCTCGAGCTCGGCGGCAAGAGCCCGCTGGTGATCTTCAACGATGCTGATC ttgaagaagcGGTAGAAATTGCTCATAATGCGATCTTCGCCAACCACGGTCAAAACTGCTGCGCCGGAAGCCGTACGTTCGTGCAGGAAGGCATCTACGAAGCGTTCGTTGCGAAAGCCGCCGAAATGGCCCGCCAGCGAAAGGTAGGCGACGCGTTCCAGGATGGCGTCCAGCAGGGCCCGCAGGTAGATCAGGAACAGTTCACGAAGATTCTTGGCTACATCGCTTCGGGTGAGGCGGAGGGCGCAAAGCTGCAGGCCGGTGGCAAACGGTCCGGTACCGTAGGGTACTTCGTCGAACCGACCGTCTTCTCGAACGTGACGGACGAGATGAAGATTGCGCGCGAAGAAATCTTCGGCCCGGTGCAGAGCATCCTGAAGTTTAGCACGCTGGACGAGGTGATCGAGCGGGCCAACAGCACGGAGTATGGGCTGGCGGCGGGTGTCGTCACGAAGGACATCAATACCGCCATCACCTTTACGAACGCGGTCGAGGCCGGTTCCGTGTG GGTCAACTGCTACGACTATGTGGTGCCGACGACGCCGTTCGGTGGCTACAAGCAGTCCGGAAGCGGCCGCGAGCTCGGCTACAGCGGTATTGAGCTGTACCTGGAAACCAAATCCGTCACGATCAAGCTACCGTCGAAGGTGTGA